In one Leishmania major strain Friedlin complete genome, chromosome 13 genomic region, the following are encoded:
- a CDS encoding putative N(2), N(2)-dimethylguanosine tRNA methyltransferase: MSVRSGQFNYDAVARESPVGFTKITEGTTAVLEPPPKKKTCTSSAAPAPASNLSDEEADNQLVDQAVFYNPAQVVNRDLSISVIEVFSRLRLTEPRRRGGTNEGITILEALSATGLRAIRYYKEITNVRYIIANDMDADAVDCIVRNCAYNGVPVQYPTLMANMPAAAIELYAGEAEAEKGESATGASPRVGVRAGGAILPNLDDANDLMFRLAMNSNAHPGKRVCLVDAPAETSATASLRPLLQQELMDVVDLDPYGSASPFLDGAFRCIKEGGLMLVTSTDSAILCGNFADTAHAKYSSMPYKAAHCHEAAVRTLLACVERVANRHQKFIVPLLSLHIDFYVRCFFRVYKQPAETKLSACKLGYQLQCSSCSAFWVRPMATARQPRPSRQERRRQRRALAGRVNSDADEAEEEGKTAEGAAEASRAHARPRRLSKRVRDGSDDDEAVAHDVDGVRTEVYPASPSRHSHPKITPLTLQQMPSAASATSTTAATACPVCGSSIVLSGPLYAAPTQNCEFLQQLLALLHERASEGRLNAEARITGLVRIALEELPDCPLFYLLPDVASYVRVRCPPTPCIVGALARLGYRCSQVHCAAAGLKTDCPPEVLFRVMLQWKTVQDTLDPVGEATIEDGADKSKKKAPAASTAPRSLLVTPLAEADFTYDKAHDFRGRVTGVAKFVPNASGWGPRRRHRGAAAVPEAVECGNGEDNDGGSGEA; encoded by the coding sequence ATGTCTGTGAGGTCCGGTCAGTTCAACtacgacgccgtcgcgcgcgAATCCCCGGTCGGCTTTACGAAGATCACGGAGGGGACGACAGCAGTGCtggagccgccgccgaagaaGAAGACATGCACGTCTtcggctgcgcctgcgccggcTTCGAACctcagcgacgaggaggccgacAACCAGCTGGTGGACCAGGCCGTCTTCTACAACCCGGCGCAAGTGGTAAACCGGGACTTGAGCATCAGCGTTATCGAGGTCTTCTCGCGACTGCGGCTGACggagccgcggcgccgcggcggcacgaaTGAGGGGATCACTATCCTCGAGGCCCTCAGCGCCACGGGGCTGCGAGCGATTCGCTACTACAAGGAGATTACCAATGTGCGCTACATCATCGCCAACGATATGGACGCGGACGCGGTGGACTGTATCGTGCGCAACTGCGCGTACAACGGAGTCCCGGTTCAGTACCCAACCTTGATGGCGAAcatgccggccgccgcgattGAACTTTACGcaggcgaggcagaggcggagaagggtgAGTCGGCGACTGGTGCGTCGCCCAGAGTTGGggtgcgcgccggcggcgccatcTTGCCGAACCTTGACGACGCCAACGACCTCATGTTCCGGCTGGCGATGAACAGCAACGCGCACCCGGGAAAGCGCGTCTGCCTCGTCGACGCACCGGCGGAGAcatcggcgacggcgtcgctgcgtccgctgctgcagcaggagctgaTGGACGTCGTCGATCTTGATCCATACGGCTCCGCGTCGCCCTTCCTCGACGGCGCCTTTCGCTGCATCAAAGAGGGCGGGCTGATGCTGGTGACGAGCACAGATAGTGCCATCCTGTGCGGCAACTTCGCCGACACCGCCCATGCCAAGTACAGCTCGATGCCCTACAAGGCCGCCCACTGTCACGAggccgcggtgcgcacgctgctcgcCTGCGTCGAGCGGGTGGCCAACCGGCACCAGAAATTCattgtgccgctgctgtcacTCCACATCGACTTCTACGTACGCTGCTTCTTTCGCGTCTACAAGCAGCCGGCCGAGACGAAGCTCAGCGCCTGCAAGCTCGGGTACCAGCTGCAGTGCTCGAGCTGCTCAGCATTTTGGGTGCGGccgatggcgacggcgcggcagccccGGCCGTCGCGGCaggagcgccgccggcagcggcgcgctctCGCAGGACGCGTCAACAGCGACGCAgatgaggcggaggaggaaggcaAGACCGCCgaaggcgcggcggaggcctCGCGTGCGCATGCTCGTCCGCGTCGGCTCTCAAAGCGCGTGCgggacggcagcgacgatgacgaggcggtggcacACGACGTTGACGGTGTTCGCACGGAGGTGTACCCCGCCTCGCCGAGTCGCCATAGCCATCCCAAGATCACACCCCTCACACTACAGCAGATGccgagcgccgcctccgcgacgtCGACAACAGCCGCAACGGCGTGTCCggtgtgcggcagcagcatcgtTCTCTCCGGCCCCCTCTATGCAGCCCCCACGCAGAATTGTGAGtttctccagcagctgctcgcgctgctccaTGAACGCGCCAGCGAGGGGCGACTGAACGCGGAGGCTCGCATCACCGGCCTGGTCCGCATCGCCCTCGAGGAGCTGCCAGACTGCCCTCTCTTCTACTTGCTACCCGACGTCGCGTCCTACGTGAGGGTGCGCTGCCCGCCAACGCCGTGCATTGTTGGTGCATTGGCGCGGCTTGGTTACCGCTGCAGCCAGGTGCActgtgccgccgcagggCTCAAGACGGACTGCCCACCGGAGGTGCTGTTCCGGGTAATGCTGCAGTGGAAGACGGTGCAGGACACGCTGGATCCAGTCGGTGAAGCAACGATCGAGGACGGCGCTGACAAGAGCAAGAAGAAGGCCCCGGCAGCGTCCACTGCACCTCGGTCGCTGTTGGTGACGCCactggcggaggcggactTCACGTACGACAAGGCACACGACTTTCGCGGTCGCGTCACTGGTGTGGCCAAGTTCGTGCCGAACGCGTCGGGCTGGGGGCCGCGTCGGCGTCACcgaggggcagcagcggtgcccgaAGCGGTGGAATGTGGCAACGGTGAAGACAACGAcggaggcagcggagaggcgTGA
- a CDS encoding putative serine peptidase, Clan SJ, family S16: protein MRHLQPLSNTAAPAPGSSLAHMKTQQLAREEEEKLRARRVKGVIVLVEQFLLEQGYHQTLHALQQESRISLTQFSAADNIDLLSVVQEYEEYYAFKCQRAPKLYRVRGGSSDDADGVGGVGSESGERMLSRARKGAPAPRAATSSSSPPSLSSVGKPPPHLRPTNLARALSHVQANGDSGSANGDKRAVALNGDTSALGLSLQGESAAAHTSAREGEKGRRDNGRDGEGSDDAAEDPLGSLMSRRILKPLPPFPTSELSELAATILREILDVDPSVRWRDIADLENAKHLLREAVVMPVKYPGLFQGILRPWKGILLFGPPGTGKTLLAKAVATECRTTFFNIAASSVVSKWRGDSEKLVRMLFDLAVHYAPSTIFIDEIDSLMSARSSDGEHEGSRRMKTELLTQMDGLSKRRGGEVVFVLAASNVPWDLDTAMLRRLEKRILVSLPTRDARVLMFRRLLPNSFASDADYEACAALTEGMSGADIDVVCREAMMRPVRKLISQLEAAGNDRNAHARLPSEPLRPPAATLEDVQASVACTRSSVRVADLDKYDVWTREHGSGLST from the coding sequence atGCGTCACTTGCAACCACTCTCGaacacggcagcgccggcgccgggCTCTAGTTTAGCGCACATGaagacgcagcagctcgcccgcgaggaggaagagaagctgCGCGCTCGACGAGTCAAGGGTGTCATCGTGCTCGTCGAGCAGTTCCTGCTGGAGCAGGGGTATCACCAAACTCTGCATGCGCTCCAGCAGGAAAGCCGCATCTCCCTCACTCAGTTCAGCGCCGCTGACAACATCGACTTGCTGTCTGTTGTCCAGGAGTACGAAGAGTACTACGCCTTCAAATGCCAGCGTGCGCCGAAGCTGTACCGGgtccgcggcggcagcagcgatgacgccgacggcgttggcggcgTCGGCTCTGAAAGCGGAGAGCGGATGCTCTCACGGGCACGCAAAggcgcgcctgctcctcGCGCCGCGacctcgtcgtcatcgccacCCTCGTTGTCCTCTGTAGGAaaaccgccgccgcacctgcgGCCAACAAacctcgcgcgcgcgctcagcCATGTACAGGCgaacggcgacagcggctcAGCGAACGGCGACAAGCGCGCCGTGGCGCTCAACGGGGACACCAGCGCGCTTGGGTTGTCTCTCCAGGGCgagtccgccgccgcccacacCTCCGCACGCGAGGGCGAGAAGGGTCGAAGAGACAACGGCAGGGATGGCGAGGGCTCCGATGATGCTGCAGAGGACCCCCTCGGGTCCTTGATGAGCCGCCGCATACtgaagccgctgccgccgtttcCGACGAGCGAGTTGAGCGAGCTGGCCGCCACGATCCTGCGCGAGATTCTCGACGTCGATCCATCCGTGCGTTGGCGCGACATTGCCGACTTGGAAAACGCCAAGCACCTCCTGCGGGAGGCCGTGGTGATGCCGGTCAAGTACCCGGGGCTGTTCCAGGGCATCCTGCGCCCGTGGAAAGGCATTCTTCTCTTTGGCCCgcccggcaccggcaagacGCTCCTCGCCAAGGCCGTCGCGACGGAGTGCCGCACGACCTTCTTCAACAtagccgcctcctccgtcgtgTCCAAGTGGCGCGGTGACTCGGAGAAGCTCGTCCGCATGCTCTTCGACCTCGCCGTCCACTACGCGCCAAGCACTATCTTTATCGACGAGATCGACTCCTTGATGTCAGCAAGGTCGAGCGACGGCGAGCATGAGGGGTCGCGCCGTATGAAGACGGAGCTGCTGACGCAGATGGACGGCCTCTCCaagcggcgtggcggcgaggtggtgtTTGTGCTAGCGGCGAGCAACGTGCCATGGGACCTCGACACGGCAATGCTGCGCCGGCTGGAGAAGCGCATCCTCGTTTCGCTTCCGACGCGCGACGCTCGCGTTCTCATGTTCCGTCGCCTGCTGCCCAACTCCTTCGCATCCGACGCGGACTATGAGGCGTGCGCCGCGCTAACGGAGGGCATGTCCGGTGCTGACATCGACGTCGTCTGCCGTGAGGCCATGATGCGGCCGGTGCGGAAGCTCATTTCTCAGCTTGAGGCTGCAGGCAACGACCgcaacgcgcacgcgcggctgccgagcGAGCCGCTGAGGCCGCCAGCCGCGACACTCGAGGATGTGCAAGCGAGTGTTGCGTGCACCCGCAGCAGTGTCCGGGTAGCAGACCTCGACAAGTACGATGTGTGGACACGCGAGCACGGCTCCGGGCTATCCACGTAA
- a CDS encoding putative actin-like protein yields the protein MDYNVSTAAVVLDCGSFHSRAGFGGEKGPRLDVPTLVGYPRHRSIAMAAGMNEQEVGEEALLKQGILDVHHPIRNGFINDWGDVEKLWSHLFFNELRVSPETHCFLLTQPVNTPAAQRERTLEIMMETFHAHSLYLGTSQVLSLYSYGLTTGLVVDSGKDVTHAVPIHEGYALVRHVTQSPVAGAALTRYLGGLLREQGYALGTATEQELLNGAKEDLCYVRPRAHVQRGAVSDIYTPASGTSAGVSPAAASAASRRSTQLTGGIKGSADSASSATATTAVTAKESFMESAAEKHLDVDGGLTPTAVMGATEDFLLPDGQRIPLAAERYDTAEVLFNYSLLALMDSNGKDSSTYEPRCKVRTDMGDLFRPSFEKGISWLPFAAVNNCEAALRPQLYANMVLAGGSTSFPGLKARLESEVRQLYRESHPSEAVVPIQVRDMPCRTYSTWLGGSMLAQTAVFQHLVVSRKEYEEEGARVIHYKSL from the coding sequence ATGGACTATAACGTGTCAACTGCGGCGGTCGTGCTCGACTGCGGCTCCTTCCATTCCCGCGCCGGCTTTGGCGGCGAGAAGGGACCGCGTCTCGACGTACCAACGCTCGTCGGCTAcccacgccaccgcagcatCGCCATGGCAGCTGGAATGAATGAGCAGGAGgtgggcgaggaggcgctgctgaagcagggTATCCTGGATGTGCATCACCCGATCCGCAACGGCTTCATCAACGATTGGGGCGATGTGGAGAAGCTGTGGAGTCATCTCTTCTTCAACGAGCTGCGCGTGTCGCCAGAGACGCACTGCTTCCTGTTGACGCAGCCCGTCAACACCCCTGCCGCTCAGCGTGAGCGAACGCTGGAGATCATGATGGAGACCTTCCACGCGCACTCGCTCTACCTCGGCACCTCCCAGGTGCTGAGTCTGTACAGCTACGGGCTCACTACGGGACTCGTGGTGGACAGTGGCAAGGATGTCACACATGCCGTCCCCATCCACGAAGGCTATGCGCTAGTGCGGCACGTCACGCAGAGCcccgtcgccggcgcggcaCTCACCCGGTACCTGGGCGGTCTGCTTCGCGAGCAGGGCTACGCTCTCGGCACGGCGACcgagcaggagctgctgaacGGTGCCAAGGAGGATTTGTGCTACGTGCGGCCCAgggcgcacgtgcagcgcGGGGCGGTCAGTGACATCTACACCCCCGCATCCGGGACCTCGGCAGGGGTatcgccggctgctgcgagcGCGGCCAGCCGCAGAAGCACGCAACTCACTGGTGGAATCAAGggcagcgccgacagcgcgagCTCAGCCACCGCAACCACGGCCGTGACAGCAAAGGAGTCCTTCATGGAATCCGCTGCAGAGAAACACCTCGACGTGGACGGCGGGCTCACACCCACGGCCGTGATGGGTGCCACCGAAGACTTCTTGCTCCCCGACGGGCAGCGCATCCCGCTCGCGGCGGAGCGCTACGACACGGCCGAGGTGCTCTTCAACTACTCCCTGCTTGCTCTGATGGACAGCAACGGCAAGGATAGCAGCACCTACGAGCCCCGCTGCAAGGTGCGCACCGACATGGGCGACCTGTTCCGCCCATCTTTTGAGAAGGGGATCAGCTGGCTGCCGTTCGCGGCAGTGAACAactgcgaggcggcgctgcggccgcagctCTACGCCAACATGGTGCTGGCCGGcggctccacctccttccccGGGCTCAAGGCCCGCCTCGAATCTGAGGTGAGGCAGCTCTACCGGGAAAGCCACCCcagcgaggcggtggtgccgatCCAGGTGCGCGACATGCCGTGCCGCACCTATAGCACGTGGCTGGGTGGGTCCATGCTTGCGCAGACGGCCGTCTTCCAGCACCTGGTCGTCTCCCGAAAGGagtacgaggaggagggagcgcgTGTCATCCACTACAAGTCGCTCTGA
- a CDS encoding glycosyltransferase family-like protein → MLRACRRWHAIFDACYVLNLDRRPDRWAHVQQQVKRARLHKFLKPGVEVTRVSGIDGRELDVAGLHRDGVLTDRGYQRYQLPTEQKLYGMDLTKGAIGCALSHRAVWQRVVAEHRECALILEDDLEFHHQFSRQFAARWSRVPADWGIVHMGGLDLLASGKAPRPYIADGIRLAYDGHRELTAYVVHAASAQRCLDLSLPMTWQVDTHISSCLADDAAAHDKYIADPKMYVFQPSLVIQLMSFTTDVQKTPTDNPSLADAARRLREFVGGGTSVR, encoded by the coding sequence AtgttgcgcgcgtgccggcgtTGGCATGCAATCTTCGACGCCTGCTATGTCCTGAACCTCGACAGGCGACCTGATCGCTGGGcgcatgtgcagcagcaggtgaagCGGGCGAGGCTGCACAAGTTTCTAAAGCCCGGCGTGGAGGTGACGCGCGTCAGCGGCATCGATGGACGCGAGCTCGATGTTGCAGGCTTGCACAGGGACGGGGTGCTCACCGACCGAGGCTACCAGCGCTACCAACTCCCCACGGAGCAGAAGCTTTACGGCATGGACCTGACGAAGGGAGCCATCGGCTGCGCGCTTTCTCATCGTGCGGTCTGGCAGCGGGTGGTAGCGGAGCATCGTGAGTGCGCCCTCATCCTCGAGGACGACCTTGAGTTCCATCACCAGTTTTCCCGCCAGTTCGCGGCGCGCTGGTCACGGGTGCCGGCTGACTGGGGGATCGTGCACATGGGTGGCCTCGATCTGCTCGCGAGTGGCaaggcgccgcggccgtaCATAGCGGACGGCATCCGCCTAGCGTACGACGGGCACCGCGAGCTCACCGCGTATGTGGTGCATGCTGCCTCCGCTCAGCGCTGCCTCGACCTGTCGCTGCCCATGACGTGGCAAGTGGACACCCACATCAGCAGCTGCCTAGccgacgacgctgcggcgcacgaTAAGTACATCGCCGACCCCAAGATGTACGTGTTCCAGCCATCGTTGGTAATTCAGCTCATGTCCTTCACGACAGACGTCCAGAAGACGCCCACCGACAACCCCTCCCTCGCAGATGCCGCGCGCCGCTTGCGGGAGTtcgtcggcggtggcacgTCTGTCCGTTGA